CTAGCTCATCATCCACCTGCAAATGCCCATTCAAAGCCTTTTTGAAGGGCTGGATTTGGTCGTACAAGGTATCATCTAAGTCAAAAATCACTGCTTTCATGCTTTGATTATAACAAAAAACCTAGCCCCTTGACTAGATTTTCTGTTTTGAATCATTTCCAGATCCCTTCACAGACCTACACACTCTCCTCAGCCGAGGACCAAACACTGACTAACTCTCTTGACAGGTGATTGACATATAGAAAAGCTACTCCCGCAATCACAAGCGTCGCCAGAATGATCTCCACTTGCAAGACAAATGACAGGAGGGATTGAAGTCCCACCAACTTCCCTAGGGTCAGTTTTAGGGAAATAGCAGAGCTGATAAACGGAAAAGTAAAGGCTGCAAAGAGAGGACTAAAACCATTTTTGGTCAATCGTCTGAGCGAGAAAACCACTGCTAGATAGAAGGATTGGGACAGGATTAACAAAAACACAAGCAAGCGCAAATCTACCTGCTCTGCCAATTGAAGATAGGCAGTTAAAAGCAGGGCAGTCGGAGCAGCAAAAATAGCCAGCAGGGGAAACTGAGCCTGAACCAATTTAACACGCAGCAAACGATACACAACAACCGGCAACAAGATAGCAAAGGAAATTCCCGCAAAAATCAGAGAAAACCATCCCAGTCTAAAAGCTTGATAGACTGGCGCAGTCACCCCAACCATGGCAAAGCCTACATAGACGATAAACCAGCTTGGAAAAACCAACTCCAACCTTCTTGGACCGATAAACCGATAGGAGAAAAAGACGATATAGGTACCGTAAAGCAAAACCAGAGTCAACCAAATTCCTTTACCAATTCCAAAAGGTAGAGGAGAAAGGCTGGCTGTCAGCAATAACAAGCCCATAAAAAGTGTAGCAAAACAAGAAGCAACAATGGGCTGACCTAATTCAGCCCTTGTTTTTGACCAGACAGCAAAAATTCTGGAAAACAAAATACTATAGCCCAGCAAGGCTAAGGCTTGCAGACTGGGTTTGATAAGGGGATGAACTGGAGCTAATAGATTGGCCAAAGCTACCATAGCCAGTAGCAGACCTGAAAGGGCTAGGGGGACTTGGACTAAACTTCTTTTCATATTGGACCTCCATGATAGATATGGTGACTGATTGTAACAAGTTTAAACGAGTTACCCCTATCCTATCAGAAAAATAAAGCTCTTACTAATATATATTACTTATCCATCCTATAAAAAATGACTATACTCCCCTTCTCCTACACCCTAGCCTGTATCTCATGCATCTGTGCATAAACACCGCCTTGTTCAATCAAGTCCTCATGTCTGCCACGCTCAATAATGCGACCTTGGTCCAGGACTAAAATCTGGTCTGCATTTTGAATGGTGGACAGGCGATGGGCGATGATAAAGGTTGTCCGACCTTCCTTGACCACTTCCATTGCGTGCTGGATAATTTCTTCCGTTTCCGTATCGATATGGGAAGTCGCCTCATCCAAAATCAAGATTTTGGGATTGGAGTAAAGGGTGCGGGCAAAAGCAATTAGCTGGCGTTCCCCACTAGAGAAGGTTGACCCCTTTTCAAATACTGGTTCATCGATACCTTGTTCCAAGCGAGCAAGCATTGGACCTGCCCCAACTTTTTCCAGGGCTTCTATAACTGCCGGTCTATCCATCTTCTCCTTATCCATAGCCACGTTGCTAGCGATGGTCCCAGTGAAGAGATAGGGATCCTGAAGGACAATCCCCATGTGACTGCGCAGGCTCTCACGAGAATATTCACGGATGTTTTTCCTATCAATCAAAACCTGACCCTCCTGAGGATCATAGAAACGGTAGAGGAGGTTCATAATGGAGGACTTGCCTGATCCTGTGTGGCCCACCAGAGCAATGGTTTCTCCCTTGTCAGCCTGAATGGAGATGTCCTTGAGAATAGGCTTGCCAACTTCGTAGGCAAAGGTCACTTGGTCAAAGACCACCTGACCGTCTGTCACCGTCAATTCAGCACTACTATCGGGCTCCGTTTCTTCTTCCAGCAAGCCCATCAACCTCTTACCTGTTTCAATCGACCGAAGGAGATTGGGAAACTGCTTGACCAAGGCACCAAGGGACACAAAAATCCCTTCAATATAATCAATATACACAAATAATTTACCCGGTGACAAGCTCGATTGACCTTGTAAGAATTGATAGCCAATAATGGTTAAAATCCCTGTCACAACCAGAAATTTCAGAAACTCCGTCAAGGTCCATGTCGAGCAGGATTGGGCCCAGATAATCTGGTTATCTGCAAGGCGCATCTTATCTGCTGTCGCTTCAAACTCAGCTAGCACTCTCTCTTCCTGACCATAGAGCTGGATCAAACTAGCACCATTCATGGTTTCATTGACCTGAGTATTGACCTCACTTCGAGCATCGTAAAAATCCTTCATAGGCTTATCGGTCAACTTTTTATAGATAAATTGAATACCGATAAAGACTGGAATTAGTAGCAAGAGAGCAAAACCTAGACTAGGATTGATGTAGAAAACAATCCCGTAGGTAAGAAGCAAGCGAATAAAACTATTAAAGACATTAACAAGAGTACCGTAAAACTGATTGCGCAAGGTTTCAGTATCGTTAACAATACGAGTGGCAATCTTCCCGGCAGGTTTGTCATCAAAATAAGAAATGGGCAAGTGCTGCATAACATCATAGGCCTGATTGCGCAAATACTCTGCTATCCTATTGGCAGAGTGCATTAAGATCCGCATGGAAAGGTAATAGCCAAGTGCACCCAAGAAAATCATGGCCACATATTGACTTGCCATCTGCAAGAAAAGGGATTCTTGGAAGGGTTGGCCTTCACTCAAGGCCCTTAAAGGTCCATCAATGGCTTTTTGAATAATGAGAGGTGCAAAACGCAAGAGGCTAGAAGCTGCTAAGTAACAGATAACAGCAAACGTAAAGAGCCACTTAACGCGACCAATTTGCTTCACTAAAAATCCTAAAACCTTCATTATTCTCCCCCTTCCTGACTTTGTTGGCGCTGGTATTGTTCATAGTACCAGCCTTCTTGAGCTAGCAGGTCTGCCGGTCGTCCTTCTTCTACAATGCGACCTTCATCCAAGACCAGTACCCAGTCCGCATGGTTGACAGCAGACAGGCGGTGGGTCACGATGACATTGGTCCTGCCTGCACGTTCTTGCTGGATATTTTGGATAATCTGACCTTCTGTTCGAGCATCGACTGCTGATAGGGAATCGTCTAAAATAAGCAAGTCTGGCTCTCGTAAAAAGGCACGCGCAATAGAAATCCGTTGTTTCTGACCGCCAGAAATAGACACACCCCGCTCGCCAATCATGGTGTCCAGTCCATGACTCATCCGCTCCAAGTCCTGGCTAAAGGCTGCGGTTGCGATAGCCGCTTCAATTTCTTCCAAACTACTGTCACGCTTACCAAAGGCAATATTTTCCCCAACAGATTTTGAAAAGAGAATGTGTTCTTGGGGAACATAGCCAATTTTTTGCTCCAGGCTTGAGCGTTTGAAGTCAAGGACAGACTGATGATTAACAAGAAACTCACCCTGCCCAACTGGATACTGACGTAACAATTGTCTAACCAGACTGGTCTTGCCGGAACCCGTTTTCCCAACAATCCCGACTGTCTGACCGGCTTTCAAGGTCCAGTTAATCTCCCGCAAACTCGGACGGTCCGACTGAGGATAGCTAAAGCTGTAGTTCTTGAAAGAAATACTATCTAGCTCGGCTATTTCTACCGAGCCATCCACTTCCAAGTCATCTCCTGTTTCAATCAGCTCCTGCAGTTTTTCAAATGAAGTCTTACCTGTCTGATAAACTAGTATGAAATCCGCCAGGGTCCAGAAAGGCTCTAGGAGGGAACTGACATAGAGTTGAAGGGCGATGACCTGCCCTAGACTGAGCTGACCAGACTTGACTGCCCCTGCTCCAAGCACCAAGACCAGGATAGTCGACAAACCCAGACCGACCGTAGCCAAGGGGTTATAAAGGGATTGCAGGGTAGTAATCCGGTCCCCACCATCCGCCAATTCCTTGGTTCGAGCTTGAAACTGCCCCTTTTGAGTTACCTTTTTGCTATAGGCGCGTGTTACACGAATACCCTCGACAACTTCCAAGACCTCATTATTGAGCTGTGCAACTGCCTCACGGTTAGCATCGATAGCCAAATCCTGCTTGCGACCAATGAAAAAGAAAGCAACTGCCATAAAAATCATCGGTAAGATAGCCAGGAAGGAAATCTTCCAGTCAATCAAAAGCATGGTAGGAATGATAAATGCCAACATACCACCGGAATAGACCACAATCATGAGCCCATAGCCGACCATCTCCATCAGGCCATCAACATCCGTAGAAAATCTGGTCATGACATCCCCAGACCGAAATTTTTCATAAAAAGGTGTTCGCATAGTCACCATCTTTTTAAAGGCTCGTTGCTGCATATCAAATTTGAAATTGACCGAGGCCTGAAAAAGCTTAAGATGCCAGATAAAACCCATCCCATAATTGAGAAAGGTCACCAAAAGCAAGAGGCCCATTTCTTGAACCAAAATCTGCTCAGTCAAGCCATTCTTGGTCAGCGTATCCACCATCCTCTGAATAATCTGCGTTGGTATCAAGAGGGTTATATCGTAAATAATCAAGGTCACAACAACCAGCAAGTAGAGCCACTTGTGTTGTTTGACGTAATCAAATATCAATTTAAACATATTTCTCCTTTAAGTTAAAACTATTCCTTTCTAAGCACAAAAAAGCCTAGGTGTCTATCACTCCACCTAGGCATGGCTCAGTCCACAAAAATAGACCAACTCTCGAACAGTTCTGAGAAGCCCACCTGACCATGATAAGACATGCTTGACTTTCCCACTATTCCAGAGTAGGCCCACGAAAACTTCAAAAGTCTTTCAATGAGCCCTGTTTTCCTGCTTAGAAAGGAGTGTATGATAAAAAATAGCTTGCTGAAGGACAAGTTGTGTGTTCATTTGTTTTACTCCTTTCTTTTTTCTAAGCCCTATTCTAACATAATAAACTGACAAGTCAAGATTTTTTTGATATCAGGGGAGAATTTGGGGCAGACATAACAAAAACCCTTGTGTTTCAAGGGTTTTTCAGCTTATTTTATGCTAGTTGCCGGGATTGAACCGGCGACCTCATCCTTACCATGGATGCGCTCTACCGACTGAGCTAAACCAGCAGTACTTTATTAGTTTACCATATTTTATCTATTTGTCAACACTTATTTAAAAAAGCACCCCCTCAATCCTGAAAGTTCTTCCTAGCTTTTAGTTAACAACACTACAGATGACCCGCGCCCACTAATACAAGAAAATATTCCTATAACTGCACAAGCAAAGAAGAAATGGATGTTCCTTCTCACCACTCGCACTCGTAATGACAAAAAAATATGGTCCGTCACTAGAATAAGTGCGGACCTTTTCATTTTTTAAATTTTCAAGTAGCGATTCATGGAAATAACTGAACCGAGTGAACCGATGAGGATACCGATAACAAACAGGGCTCCAACCATGCTTGGAATGAAAATATCCAAACTAATCAAGGACAAGTCCTGACTAGCAAGACTAGCATTAACTGAATTATAAAACATCTGATACAAGAAATAAACCAAGGCAGATGGTAAAATCGCACCAAGCAAGCCTACCCAAGCACCCTCCCAAAGAAAGGGGCCACGGATATAGCTATTCTTTGCACCAACCAAGCGCATAATCTGAATTTCACGGCTACGAGAAATGATGGTAATACGAATGGTATTAGAAATCAAGAATATAGCTGTAAACAAGAGCAAGCCAGTTGCTGCTAGTCCCCAAGTGCGCACCATTGATGCCAATTTGAAGATACGCTCCGTTTCCACCTCGCCATCACGGACTTCTGTAACGCCGTCAATTTTTGCAACTTCTGCCGCAACCGATTTTACGTACTGAGGCTCAGTCGTATCAATGATATAGGCATCGTAAAGCGGGTTAGCATCTCCCTGGAACAAATTCCAAGTTTCACCAAGTGTATCAGTCAGCTTTTTCAACTGTTCATCCTTACTTGAATATGTAACAGATTGAACATTTGGCAGGGCTGTGATTTGGTTGTAAACCTTATTGAAATCAGGGTTGGCTACTGTTTCACCAGCCTCATTGACAATCGTTTCAGCCTGATCTGTTGAATTGGCCCGTAAGTAAACATTGATACGAACATTGTGCTCCAAATCAGAAGCCAATTTTGCCGTATTTAAAATAACTGAAGCAAATAAACCAACCATAGCCAATGTGATGGTTACTGAAGAAATAGCCGCAACGGTCATCCAGCCATTTCGCTTCAAACTCTTGAGCGACTCAATAAAGTGTCTAAAAAATCGTCTAATCATCGTATCCATACTCTCCTTGTTCTTCATCCCGTACCACTCGACCGTCTTCGATCGCGATAACGCGGTGGCGGAGGGTATTTACAATCTGACTATTGTGGGTCGCCATCAGAACGGTCGTCCCCTGCAAATTGATCCGCTCCAAGAGGTTCATGATTTCCCAGGAATTTTCTGGGTCCAAGTTACCAGTTGGTTCATCAGCAATCAATACCTTAGGATTGTTGACAATAGCTCGGGCAATAGCAATACGCTGTTGCTCACCACCAGATAATTCATTGGGGAAGGAACGAATTTTATGTTTCAAACCAACCAAGTCCAAGACTTCCATAACACGTTTTTTAATATTGCGTGGTTTTTCGCCAATAACTTCCATAGCATAGGCAATATTTTCAAACACAGTCTTTTTCGGTAAGAGTTTATAGTCCTGGAAAACGACTCCGACACTACGACGGAGCAAAGGGACATCTCTCTTCTTGATTTTAGCCAGGTCAAACTTCCCAACTGTCAAGCTACCCTTATCAAGCTTTTCTTCACGGTATAACAGTTTGATAAAGGTTGACTTACCTGCACCTGAAGGACCTACAATATAGGCAAACTCTCCAGCCTCAACATTGACGGACACTCCTCGAAGGGCCGTCGTTCCGTTTCCATATTTCTTGGAAACGTTCTTCATTTCAATAATTCTCATAGGATATTCTGTCTAAGACAGTCCTTTCTTTAGATTTTAGCTAATTCGCCATTTTAAGTAAGCATCGATAAAGCCATCCAAATCACCGTCCATCACCTTATCAACCTGAGCTACCTCAAAGCCTGTCCGGTGGTCTTTAACCATTGTGTACGGCGTAAAGACGTAGGAACGTATCTGACTGCCCCAAGTAATTTCTTTTTTATCTCCCTTGAGTGAGTCGACCTCTGCAGCCTTCTTCTCCTGCTCCAATTGATACAATTTAGCTTGTAAGAGTTTCATAGCACGATCACGGTTGCCATACTGAGTACGGTCAACTGTTGACTGGGTCACAATACCTGTCGGAATGTGGGTCAAACGCACACCTGTCGATACCTTGTTGACGTTCTGTCCACCGGCACCACCTGAACGGAAGGTGTCCATTTTGACCTCATCATCCCTGATTTCAATTTCAATGGTATCATCCAATTCTGGCATGACTTCTACCGAAGTAAAGGAAGTATGGCGACGTTTTGCTGAGTCAAATGGTGAGATACGCACCAAGCGATGAACACCCATTTCTGACTTGAGCAAACCATAAGCATTTGGACCTGTAAAGCTAAGGGTTACTGACTTAATACCTGCCTCATCTCCAGCTTGATAATCCAAAGTTTCTACTGTAAAACCTTTGGCATTACCAAAACGCTGATACATCCGAAGCAACATTTCTCCCCAGTCCTGAGCCTCAGTACCACCCGAACCTGGATGAATTTCCAAGATGGCATTATTGTGGTCATAGGGTTCTGACAAGAGCAAGGTCATTTCATAGGCAGTCATGGACTTATCCAATTCTGCTAACTTCTCGACCAACTCATCCCGTACCGACTCATCTTCTGCTAGGAAATCTAGCAATATTTCAGATTCATCATATAAATCCAACATCTGATGGAAATTTCCATAGGTATTTTTTAATTCATTCAACTCCTGAGACGTCTTCTGGGCTGCCAAATTATCATTCCAAAAATCTGGCTCGGTCATCTTATTTTCAAGAATGGCAATCTCTTCTTCCAGACCTTCTAAGTCAAAGAGACCCCCTAAAAGACGTTAATTTTTTGCCAAGTTCTTCAATCTTTTGGCGAATTTCTGCTGTATCCATATACACCTCATTTTTTATTTATCTTTGTATTATATCACATTTGTAGTCTATTTACCAAGTTGAGAAATGCTGTCTGCTCCGCTATGACATCTGCATTATCGGATTGAATGCCTGCGATAAAATCTATCATCTCATCATTAGGCTCTTTCACTAACTGTCCCAAAGCCCAGATAGCCGTCGCCATGTGGACAGGATTTTGTTTCTTATCGATGATTTCTAAAAGTTTGGGAATGGCAGAGCGGTCATTGCTATTGGCCAAGGCAATGATGGCATTGCGTTGAAGAATATTTTTTCCCCTCCAAGAACCAGCAATCATGCCAAATTTTTCCTTGAATTGTCCATTCGACAAATCCAAAAAGGGAATTAACTCTGGTTCTGCCAAATCTGGATCAATCTCTACCACAGGCGGACTGGAAATTCCTTTATTGTAAGGACAACAAATCTGGCAAATATCACAACCATAGATAACCGTCTTGATTTTCTTACGAAACTCCAAGTCCATCATGCCCTTATCCTGGGTCTGAAAAGACAGACAACGACGGGCATTCATGGTCGTATCCCCTAATAAACAAGACGTCGGACAGGCTGCAACACAACGGTTACAATCCCCACAGTCGTAGTCGACTGGCTGATCTGGTTCGATTTCTAGATTGGTTACTAATTCCCCTAAAAACATATAGGAGCCAAATTCCTTAGAAATCACCAGACCATTCTTACCAATAAAACCGATTCCTGCTCTTCTAGCAACTGCAGTATCCACCAAGGCTCCCGTGTCTACCATAGCCTTATACTCCAAACCATCCGTCAATTGCTCAATCCCACGGGCCAAACGTTCCATCTTATCTTGCAAGATGTAGTGGTAATCCAGTCCCCAAGAACTAGGTGTGATTTTCCCACGTTTAAACTGCGTTTTTTCTGGTTTAACTGGCAAGTGTCGCGGATAGGCTACTGCTATAGAAATAATGGTTTTAGCCGACTGCAAAGACAACTTGGGACGAATACGTTCTTCAATATTCTTGTGTTCAAATCCTGACGAACGCCCCTCTTCCTGGCTAGCCCGGAGGGATTTTTCCAGATAATCAAAATCATCTGCCGTAGTAAATCCAATCTTAGAAATCCCTATTTCCTGAGAGAGCTTGATAATCTCTTCTTTGATATTCATTCTATTCATTTTAACAAAAAGTTCTCATCTTTGGCAAGAATTACACAAGGAAATAAGTTGTTAATATAACAAAGGTTGTTAAAACCAAGCAAAAGACATTCATGCGCTCGTAGGCTTTCTCACGCCAAACACTCGTCAATACATACATGATATTGATGCCAATTGCACCGCCCAAACCATTGGCCAACAAGTCTGTTATATCTGCAATCCCTAACAAAAGCAAATATTGGGTCACTTCAAATAGAAGACTGACCAACAAAATCAGCATAAGATTGGAAACCCAAGATGCCTTGCGAAATAAGATTTCCATATAAATCCCAAAAGGAATGAAACTAATAATATTAAAGAAAATTTCTGGAAAATTCAAAATCCCATTATAAACGGCTGTCCCTGCCAGAGGGATTAGATTGAACTGGGCTAAATCATACCGACCGTACAGGATGGACAAGTCCATCTTAAAGACAATCATCCAGGTCAATAAAAGGAGGTAGGTTAGAAATAAAAGGATACTCATTTTTCTAGTCTGCATAAAAACTCCCCCTTTCCAGCATATTTTATCATTATATCACAAATAAGAACATGAAAAATGTCACTTTTGTGACAATACACAGGTCTTGTTACAAGTAGTTTACAAGTGATGAAGAAAAGAAGGTCTTGAAAACCTCCTTCCTCATTCTATTAGGAAAATGTTCTATTGCCATACTGAAAGGCTTTGAACTGTTGAATTTGAGCCATGAGCCGTTGGTAGTTAGCCTCCTTACAGGCCTTCATAATCAAAAAACAGTCTATAAATTTCCACACATATAAGCCCATAAACAAGAGCATACCAATGAGAATAAAAAGAGTCACAAAAGACACACCAAAGGTAATCAACTTGGCCGAGCCCATCCGCTTGTCCCCAATATAAAAACGGTCCACGCCAAACTCACCAAA
The nucleotide sequence above comes from Streptococcus sp. 29887. Encoded proteins:
- the ftsX gene encoding permease-like cell division protein FtsX gives rise to the protein MIRRFFRHFIESLKSLKRNGWMTVAAISSVTITLAMVGLFASVILNTAKLASDLEHNVRINVYLRANSTDQAETIVNEAGETVANPDFNKVYNQITALPNVQSVTYSSKDEQLKKLTDTLGETWNLFQGDANPLYDAYIIDTTEPQYVKSVAAEVAKIDGVTEVRDGEVETERIFKLASMVRTWGLAATGLLLFTAIFLISNTIRITIISRSREIQIMRLVGAKNSYIRGPFLWEGAWVGLLGAILPSALVYFLYQMFYNSVNASLASQDLSLISLDIFIPSMVGALFVIGILIGSLGSVISMNRYLKI
- the queG gene encoding tRNA epoxyqueuosine(34) reductase QueG, which codes for MNIKEEIIKLSQEIGISKIGFTTADDFDYLEKSLRASQEEGRSSGFEHKNIEERIRPKLSLQSAKTIISIAVAYPRHLPVKPEKTQFKRGKITPSSWGLDYHYILQDKMERLARGIEQLTDGLEYKAMVDTGALVDTAVARRAGIGFIGKNGLVISKEFGSYMFLGELVTNLEIEPDQPVDYDCGDCNRCVAACPTSCLLGDTTMNARRCLSFQTQDKGMMDLEFRKKIKTVIYGCDICQICCPYNKGISSPPVVEIDPDLAEPELIPFLDLSNGQFKEKFGMIAGSWRGKNILQRNAIIALANSNDRSAIPKLLEIIDKKQNPVHMATAIWALGQLVKEPNDEMIDFIAGIQSDNADVIAEQTAFLNLVNRLQM
- a CDS encoding ABC transporter ATP-binding protein; this translates as MFKLIFDYVKQHKWLYLLVVVTLIIYDITLLIPTQIIQRMVDTLTKNGLTEQILVQEMGLLLLVTFLNYGMGFIWHLKLFQASVNFKFDMQQRAFKKMVTMRTPFYEKFRSGDVMTRFSTDVDGLMEMVGYGLMIVVYSGGMLAFIIPTMLLIDWKISFLAILPMIFMAVAFFFIGRKQDLAIDANREAVAQLNNEVLEVVEGIRVTRAYSKKVTQKGQFQARTKELADGGDRITTLQSLYNPLATVGLGLSTILVLVLGAGAVKSGQLSLGQVIALQLYVSSLLEPFWTLADFILVYQTGKTSFEKLQELIETGDDLEVDGSVEIAELDSISFKNYSFSYPQSDRPSLREINWTLKAGQTVGIVGKTGSGKTSLVRQLLRQYPVGQGEFLVNHQSVLDFKRSSLEQKIGYVPQEHILFSKSVGENIAFGKRDSSLEEIEAAIATAAFSQDLERMSHGLDTMIGERGVSISGGQKQRISIARAFLREPDLLILDDSLSAVDARTEGQIIQNIQQERAGRTNVIVTHRLSAVNHADWVLVLDEGRIVEEGRPADLLAQEGWYYEQYQRQQSQEGGE
- a CDS encoding VanZ family protein; the encoded protein is MQTRKMSILLFLTYLLLLTWMIVFKMDLSILYGRYDLAQFNLIPLAGTAVYNGILNFPEIFFNIISFIPFGIYMEILFRKASWVSNLMLILLVSLLFEVTQYLLLLGIADITDLLANGLGGAIGINIMYVLTSVWREKAYERMNVFCLVLTTFVILTTYFLV
- the ftsE gene encoding cell division ATP-binding protein FtsE: MRIIEMKNVSKKYGNGTTALRGVSVNVEAGEFAYIVGPSGAGKSTFIKLLYREEKLDKGSLTVGKFDLAKIKKRDVPLLRRSVGVVFQDYKLLPKKTVFENIAYAMEVIGEKPRNIKKRVMEVLDLVGLKHKIRSFPNELSGGEQQRIAIARAIVNNPKVLIADEPTGNLDPENSWEIMNLLERINLQGTTVLMATHNSQIVNTLRHRVIAIEDGRVVRDEEQGEYGYDD
- a CDS encoding TDT family transporter → MKRSLVQVPLALSGLLLAMVALANLLAPVHPLIKPSLQALALLGYSILFSRIFAVWSKTRAELGQPIVASCFATLFMGLLLLTASLSPLPFGIGKGIWLTLVLLYGTYIVFFSYRFIGPRRLELVFPSWFIVYVGFAMVGVTAPVYQAFRLGWFSLIFAGISFAILLPVVVYRLLRVKLVQAQFPLLAIFAAPTALLLTAYLQLAEQVDLRLLVFLLILSQSFYLAVVFSLRRLTKNGFSPLFAAFTFPFISSAISLKLTLGKLVGLQSLLSFVLQVEIILATLVIAGVAFLYVNHLSRELVSVWSSAEESV
- a CDS encoding ABC transporter ATP-binding protein; this translates as MKVLGFLVKQIGRVKWLFTFAVICYLAASSLLRFAPLIIQKAIDGPLRALSEGQPFQESLFLQMASQYVAMIFLGALGYYLSMRILMHSANRIAEYLRNQAYDVMQHLPISYFDDKPAGKIATRIVNDTETLRNQFYGTLVNVFNSFIRLLLTYGIVFYINPSLGFALLLLIPVFIGIQFIYKKLTDKPMKDFYDARSEVNTQVNETMNGASLIQLYGQEERVLAEFEATADKMRLADNQIIWAQSCSTWTLTEFLKFLVVTGILTIIGYQFLQGQSSLSPGKLFVYIDYIEGIFVSLGALVKQFPNLLRSIETGKRLMGLLEEETEPDSSAELTVTDGQVVFDQVTFAYEVGKPILKDISIQADKGETIALVGHTGSGKSSIMNLLYRFYDPQEGQVLIDRKNIREYSRESLRSHMGIVLQDPYLFTGTIASNVAMDKEKMDRPAVIEALEKVGAGPMLARLEQGIDEPVFEKGSTFSSGERQLIAFARTLYSNPKILILDEATSHIDTETEEIIQHAMEVVKEGRTTFIIAHRLSTIQNADQILVLDQGRIIERGRHEDLIEQGGVYAQMHEIQARV
- the prfB gene encoding peptide chain release factor 2 (programmed frameshift) translates to MDTAEIRQKIEELGKKLTSFRGSLDLEGLEEEIAILENKMTEPDFWNDNLAAQKTSQELNELKNTYGNFHQMLDLYDESEILLDFLAEDESVRDELVEKLAELDKSMTAYEMTLLLSEPYDHNNAILEIHPGSGGTEAQDWGEMLLRMYQRFGNAKGFTVETLDYQAGDEAGIKSVTLSFTGPNAYGLLKSEMGVHRLVRISPFDSAKRRHTSFTSVEVMPELDDTIEIEIRDDEVKMDTFRSGGAGGQNVNKVSTGVRLTHIPTGIVTQSTVDRTQYGNRDRAMKLLQAKLYQLEQEKKAAEVDSLKGDKKEITWGSQIRSYVFTPYTMVKDHRTGFEVAQVDKVMDGDLDGFIDAYLKWRIS
- a CDS encoding TM2 domain-containing protein; protein product: MNYLQNYVFSKSSYLPSDKLILLQKELEDLDEGALNALMMVELRQPVIALILAIFFGEFGVDRFYIGDKRMGSAKLITFGVSFVTLFILIGMLLFMGLYVWKFIDCFLIMKACKEANYQRLMAQIQQFKAFQYGNRTFS